Proteins from one Archocentrus centrarchus isolate MPI-CPG fArcCen1 chromosome 8, fArcCen1, whole genome shotgun sequence genomic window:
- the gas7a gene encoding growth arrest-specific protein 7a isoform X1 — MKSAVESSAAPGEETDRQPLPPGWKSYMSPEGLRYYVNSSSKETTWRRPSSSAGAPQRPLAQQNSSPYANGCHSSTKKGQPAEAMNVSLRKPMHKQPPGSISPAKRQIKEVKETKITINCVTFPLPGEGPEQQLLKPNEWSYCDYFWADKKDPQGTTSVTGFEVLLQKQLKGKQLQKEMAEFIHERIKIEEEYAKNLSKLSLSPLAAQEEGTLGEAWTQLKKSLHDEAEVHLKFANKLHTEVEKPLLTFRGDNFKKDLKKYDHHIADLRKQLASRYASVEKARKALADRQKDLEVKTQQLEIKLSNKTEEDIKKARRKSTQAGDDLMRCVDLYNQTQSKWFEEMVTTSMELEKLEVERIEWIQQHLRQYTTLRHETDMFNQSMVEPVDQLLQSVEPAKDRELWVKENKTSEVRPVDMDI; from the exons AAGTCAGCCGTTGAGAGCTCTGCGGCACCCGGAGAGGAGACCGACAGGCAGCCTCTTCCCCCGGGATGGAAGAGCTACATGTCACCTGAGGGACTGAGGTATTATGTCAACAGCTCCAGTAAAG AAACAACATGGCGACGTCCGTCCTCGTCAGCCGGAGCCCCACAGAGGCCGCTGGCACAACAGAACTCCTCACCATATG ccaacGGATgccacagcagcacaaagaaAGGTCAGCCCGCAGAGGCCATGAATGTTTCTCTGAGGAAACCGATGCACAAGCAG CCCCCCGGCTCCATTTCGCCCGCCAAGCGGCAGATCAAGGAGGTCAAGGAGACCAAGATCACT aTAAACTGTGTGACTTTTCCTCTGCCTGGAGAAGGTCCGGAGCAGCAGCTCCTCAAGCCCAATGAATGGAGTTACTGCGATTACTTCTGG gcCGACAAGAAAGACCCCCAGGGCACCACGTCGGTGACGGGCTTCGAGGTGCTCCTGCAGAAGCAGCTGAAGGGCAAACAGCTGCAGAAGGAGATGGCCGAGTTCATCCACGAGAG gataAAGATTGAGGAGGAATATGCCAAGAACCTCTCCAAGCTGTCTCTCAGCCCCCTGGCAGCACAGGAGGAAGG GACTCTCGGAGAAGCATGGACTCAGCTGAAGAAGAGTCTCCACGATGAAGCTGAAGTTCACCTCAAGTTCGCCAACAAG CTCCACACAGAGGTAGAGAAACCCTTGCTGACATTCAGAGGCGACAACTTTAAGAAAGACCTGAAGAAGTACGACCACCACATCGCCGACCTCAGGAAGCAGCTGGCCAGCCGCTACGCCAGCGTGGAGAAG gcaCGTAAAGCTCTGGCAGACAGGCAGAAGGATCTGGAGGTGAAAACCCAGCAGCTGGAGATTAAACTCAGCAATAAGACGGAGGAGGACATAAAGAAGGCCAGGCGGAAATCCACAcaagcag GAGATGACCTGATGCGCTGCGTGGACCTCTACAACCAAACCCAGTCCAAGTGGTTTGAAGAAATGGTGACAACCAGCATG GAGCTGGAGAAACTGGAGGTGGAGCGGATTGAGTGGATTCAGCAGCATTTACGGCAGTACACGACCCTGCGGCATGAAACGGACATGTTCAATCAgagt ATGGTCGAGCCGGTCgaccagctgctgcagagcgTGGAGCCAGCCAAAGACAGAGAGCTGTGGGTGAAGGAGAACAAAACCAGCGAGGTTCGGCCTGTGGATATGGACATATAG
- the gas7a gene encoding growth arrest-specific protein 7a isoform X3, translated as MFCTAKPPGSISPAKRQIKEVKETKITINCVTFPLPGEGPEQQLLKPNEWSYCDYFWADKKDPQGTTSVTGFEVLLQKQLKGKQLQKEMAEFIHERIKIEEEYAKNLSKLSLSPLAAQEEGTLGEAWTQLKKSLHDEAEVHLKFANKLHTEVEKPLLTFRGDNFKKDLKKYDHHIADLRKQLASRYASVEKARKALADRQKDLEVKTQQLEIKLSNKTEEDIKKARRKSTQAGDDLMRCVDLYNQTQSKWFEEMVTTSMELEKLEVERIEWIQQHLRQYTTLRHETDMFNQSMVEPVDQLLQSVEPAKDRELWVKENKTSEVRPVDMDI; from the exons ATGTTTTGCACGGCCAAG CCCCCCGGCTCCATTTCGCCCGCCAAGCGGCAGATCAAGGAGGTCAAGGAGACCAAGATCACT aTAAACTGTGTGACTTTTCCTCTGCCTGGAGAAGGTCCGGAGCAGCAGCTCCTCAAGCCCAATGAATGGAGTTACTGCGATTACTTCTGG gcCGACAAGAAAGACCCCCAGGGCACCACGTCGGTGACGGGCTTCGAGGTGCTCCTGCAGAAGCAGCTGAAGGGCAAACAGCTGCAGAAGGAGATGGCCGAGTTCATCCACGAGAG gataAAGATTGAGGAGGAATATGCCAAGAACCTCTCCAAGCTGTCTCTCAGCCCCCTGGCAGCACAGGAGGAAGG GACTCTCGGAGAAGCATGGACTCAGCTGAAGAAGAGTCTCCACGATGAAGCTGAAGTTCACCTCAAGTTCGCCAACAAG CTCCACACAGAGGTAGAGAAACCCTTGCTGACATTCAGAGGCGACAACTTTAAGAAAGACCTGAAGAAGTACGACCACCACATCGCCGACCTCAGGAAGCAGCTGGCCAGCCGCTACGCCAGCGTGGAGAAG gcaCGTAAAGCTCTGGCAGACAGGCAGAAGGATCTGGAGGTGAAAACCCAGCAGCTGGAGATTAAACTCAGCAATAAGACGGAGGAGGACATAAAGAAGGCCAGGCGGAAATCCACAcaagcag GAGATGACCTGATGCGCTGCGTGGACCTCTACAACCAAACCCAGTCCAAGTGGTTTGAAGAAATGGTGACAACCAGCATG GAGCTGGAGAAACTGGAGGTGGAGCGGATTGAGTGGATTCAGCAGCATTTACGGCAGTACACGACCCTGCGGCATGAAACGGACATGTTCAATCAgagt ATGGTCGAGCCGGTCgaccagctgctgcagagcgTGGAGCCAGCCAAAGACAGAGAGCTGTGGGTGAAGGAGAACAAAACCAGCGAGGTTCGGCCTGTGGATATGGACATATAG
- the gas7a gene encoding growth arrest-specific protein 7a isoform X2 codes for MMMEASFDTEESFDDPSCLAPQPPGSISPAKRQIKEVKETKITINCVTFPLPGEGPEQQLLKPNEWSYCDYFWADKKDPQGTTSVTGFEVLLQKQLKGKQLQKEMAEFIHERIKIEEEYAKNLSKLSLSPLAAQEEGTLGEAWTQLKKSLHDEAEVHLKFANKLHTEVEKPLLTFRGDNFKKDLKKYDHHIADLRKQLASRYASVEKARKALADRQKDLEVKTQQLEIKLSNKTEEDIKKARRKSTQAGDDLMRCVDLYNQTQSKWFEEMVTTSMELEKLEVERIEWIQQHLRQYTTLRHETDMFNQSMVEPVDQLLQSVEPAKDRELWVKENKTSEVRPVDMDI; via the exons ATGATGATGGAAGCCAGCTTTGACACTGAGGAGAGTTTTGACGATCCCTCCTGTCTCGCCCCGCAGCCCCCCGGCTCCATTTCGCCCGCCAAGCGGCAGATCAAGGAGGTCAAGGAGACCAAGATCACT aTAAACTGTGTGACTTTTCCTCTGCCTGGAGAAGGTCCGGAGCAGCAGCTCCTCAAGCCCAATGAATGGAGTTACTGCGATTACTTCTGG gcCGACAAGAAAGACCCCCAGGGCACCACGTCGGTGACGGGCTTCGAGGTGCTCCTGCAGAAGCAGCTGAAGGGCAAACAGCTGCAGAAGGAGATGGCCGAGTTCATCCACGAGAG gataAAGATTGAGGAGGAATATGCCAAGAACCTCTCCAAGCTGTCTCTCAGCCCCCTGGCAGCACAGGAGGAAGG GACTCTCGGAGAAGCATGGACTCAGCTGAAGAAGAGTCTCCACGATGAAGCTGAAGTTCACCTCAAGTTCGCCAACAAG CTCCACACAGAGGTAGAGAAACCCTTGCTGACATTCAGAGGCGACAACTTTAAGAAAGACCTGAAGAAGTACGACCACCACATCGCCGACCTCAGGAAGCAGCTGGCCAGCCGCTACGCCAGCGTGGAGAAG gcaCGTAAAGCTCTGGCAGACAGGCAGAAGGATCTGGAGGTGAAAACCCAGCAGCTGGAGATTAAACTCAGCAATAAGACGGAGGAGGACATAAAGAAGGCCAGGCGGAAATCCACAcaagcag GAGATGACCTGATGCGCTGCGTGGACCTCTACAACCAAACCCAGTCCAAGTGGTTTGAAGAAATGGTGACAACCAGCATG GAGCTGGAGAAACTGGAGGTGGAGCGGATTGAGTGGATTCAGCAGCATTTACGGCAGTACACGACCCTGCGGCATGAAACGGACATGTTCAATCAgagt ATGGTCGAGCCGGTCgaccagctgctgcagagcgTGGAGCCAGCCAAAGACAGAGAGCTGTGGGTGAAGGAGAACAAAACCAGCGAGGTTCGGCCTGTGGATATGGACATATAG